The following proteins come from a genomic window of Candidatus Methanoperedens sp.:
- a CDS encoding DUF2283 domain-containing protein: MKIIYDPETDSLTLILREMAVKESDEVREGLIVDYGEDNKIVAIEMLDASENISEPQAILYEIKGQKAAHKAIA; the protein is encoded by the coding sequence ATGAAAATAATATATGACCCAGAAACCGATTCACTTACTTTGATTCTAAGAGAAATGGCTGTTAAAGAAAGCGATGAGGTCCGGGAAGGTCTCATAGTTGATTATGGGGAAGATAACAAAATTGTGGCAATAGAAATGCTTGACGCTTCTGAAAATATATCCGAACCTCAGGCTATTCTATACGAAATCAAGGGACAGAAAGCCGCGCATAAGGCAATTGCATAA